A genomic window from Desulfonatronovibrio magnus includes:
- a CDS encoding D-glycero-alpha-D-manno-heptose-1,7-bisphosphate 7-phosphatase, translating to MQITNIFLDRDGTIIEDKHYLCSPEKISFIPGALQILRSMVEHGLKIFLVTNQSGIGRQYFTEFQYFEVHNQLLNLLKQYGIELTGSTYCPHRPDDNCPCRKPETGMWTALAEKHKLDCEQSIIIGDKVSDIDMGYNAGFKSGILVLTGHGKKALSHYNAVYNKDKWYYLRQDQNFPIIAAQDLGDAWNWIRSRYE from the coding sequence GAAGATAAACATTACCTGTGCAGTCCGGAGAAAATATCCTTCATCCCGGGCGCTCTGCAGATTTTGAGATCCATGGTTGAGCATGGCCTGAAGATTTTTCTTGTCACCAACCAAAGTGGCATCGGGAGGCAATACTTTACAGAATTCCAGTACTTCGAGGTACATAACCAGTTATTGAACTTACTTAAACAATATGGAATAGAGCTGACTGGTTCCACTTACTGTCCTCACAGGCCGGACGATAATTGTCCATGTCGCAAACCTGAGACTGGCATGTGGACTGCCCTGGCAGAAAAACATAAGTTAGACTGTGAACAGTCAATAATCATCGGAGATAAAGTTTCAGACATTGATATGGGATATAATGCCGGTTTCAAAAGTGGAATACTTGTATTAACCGGACATGGAAAGAAAGCCCTCTCACATTACAATGCTGTCTACAATAAAGACAAATGGTATTATCTTCGGCAGGATCAGAACTTCCCAATTATTGCAGCGCAGGATCTTGGAGATGCCTGGAACTGGATTCGATCAAGGTATGAATAA
- a CDS encoding glycosyltransferase family 9 protein produces the protein MTYKRIGVWQTAFLGDTILTLPLLQTLKSSYPGSEIHFFVRKGLKTLFENQASLIVHEFDKHGQDKGFSGIINVSNKIRKIGLDLWISPHTSFRSACVCFFSRPGLSIGYSQPFFNNLIYHKTIDRRFHDLEEIERLLRLVKPLNINAKEHWPQITLSENDIKLALEWRKENISGKAIGIHPGSTWPTKMWPLEYFAQSINLAMKLPDTQIVMFAGPGESTLVQNIISKTDKPDKIINLAGQLSLAQLAARIGLLDCYLTNDSGPMHLAWPQNVPVVAIFGPTTKDLGFFPRGPQCHILEYPLPCRPCGLHGHKSCPQKHHECMKKILPETVFAKIKEILGV, from the coding sequence ATGACCTATAAACGTATAGGGGTCTGGCAGACCGCGTTTCTTGGAGACACGATCCTGACCCTGCCTTTGCTGCAGACCCTTAAATCCAGCTACCCAGGTTCAGAAATTCATTTCTTTGTAAGAAAAGGCTTAAAAACCCTGTTTGAAAATCAGGCAAGCCTCATTGTTCATGAGTTTGATAAGCATGGACAGGACAAGGGTTTTTCAGGCATTATAAACGTGTCCAATAAAATCAGGAAAATCGGACTGGACCTGTGGATTTCTCCGCATACCAGCTTCAGAAGCGCCTGCGTCTGTTTTTTTTCCAGACCAGGCTTAAGCATTGGATACAGTCAGCCTTTCTTCAACAACTTAATCTATCACAAAACAATTGATCGGCGTTTTCATGACTTGGAAGAAATTGAGCGTCTTTTGCGTCTTGTAAAACCTCTAAACATAAACGCAAAAGAACACTGGCCCCAAATCACTTTATCAGAAAATGATATCAAGCTGGCCCTGGAATGGCGAAAAGAAAATATCTCCGGCAAAGCAATAGGCATTCACCCAGGGTCCACATGGCCCACCAAAATGTGGCCCCTGGAATATTTTGCTCAGTCCATAAATTTGGCCATGAAACTGCCTGATACTCAAATTGTTATGTTTGCAGGTCCAGGTGAAAGTACACTCGTCCAAAACATAATCAGCAAGACTGACAAACCTGATAAAATTATTAATCTCGCCGGACAGTTAAGCCTTGCACAGCTTGCAGCCCGCATAGGACTTTTAGACTGTTATCTGACAAACGACTCCGGTCCCATGCACCTGGCCTGGCCTCAAAATGTCCCTGTAGTGGCCATTTTCGGACCAACAACAAAAGACCTTGGGTTCTTTCCCAGGGGCCCCCAATGTCATATACTTGAATACCCACTGCCATGCAGGCCCTGTGGACTGCATGGACATAAATCCTGCCCACAGAAACATCATGAGTGCATGAAAAAAATTCTGCCGGAAACAGTTTTTGCAAAAATAAAGGAAATACTTGGTGTCTAA
- a CDS encoding glycosyltransferase family 9 protein, which produces MSKTYLTVRLSSLGDVLLTTGVMAYWHKIRRYRFIMLTRAGFADLFRGHPAVERVIPVQQNDLSLMQWWDLCHILKKKYQSMEIIDLHGNLRTMLLKHIWPQQTHTYAKLSFYRRLFALTGIKIAGKKLLQNNIPQRYATALESFPPDPSETTPRIYLSNTELLQAEQTLKNVSGTEGVIAIHPYATHETKTWPRQNWKTLTSSLDQAKIPWIIIGRSLNPLYPGDMRDLTNKTDIRQAASIIKKCSALVTADSGPMHIGSSTGTPVIALFGPTSREWGFYPCGPDDVVLEKKLPCRPCSLHGRSKIKCGVKCMENIQTEEVMIAIKRIL; this is translated from the coding sequence GTGTCTAAAACTTACTTGACTGTACGTCTCAGTTCACTTGGAGATGTTCTTCTGACTACTGGTGTAATGGCCTACTGGCACAAAATTAGACGATACCGTTTTATCATGCTGACCAGAGCTGGTTTTGCTGATCTTTTTAGAGGTCATCCAGCTGTTGAGAGGGTGATTCCAGTCCAACAGAATGATTTAAGTCTGATGCAGTGGTGGGATTTATGTCATATTCTGAAAAAAAAATATCAATCAATGGAAATCATTGATCTGCATGGCAATTTAAGGACCATGCTTTTAAAACATATCTGGCCTCAACAAACTCATACATATGCAAAACTTTCATTTTATCGCAGACTTTTTGCCTTAACAGGCATAAAAATAGCCGGAAAAAAACTGCTTCAAAACAATATACCTCAGCGCTATGCCACAGCACTTGAGAGTTTTCCACCTGACCCTTCTGAAACAACTCCCAGAATATATCTTTCAAATACAGAACTGCTTCAGGCAGAACAAACCCTGAAAAACGTTTCCGGCACTGAGGGTGTTATTGCCATCCATCCCTATGCAACTCACGAGACAAAAACCTGGCCCAGGCAAAACTGGAAGACTCTTACATCCAGTCTGGACCAGGCGAAAATTCCATGGATCATAATAGGCCGGAGCCTGAATCCATTATATCCAGGAGATATGAGAGATCTGACCAACAAAACAGATATAAGGCAGGCTGCCTCCATAATAAAAAAATGTTCAGCCCTTGTAACAGCTGATTCCGGCCCCATGCATATTGGTTCGTCAACAGGCACGCCAGTAATCGCCCTGTTCGGACCCACAAGCAGGGAATGGGGTTTTTATCCCTGTGGACCAGATGATGTTGTGCTGGAAAAAAAACTGCCATGCAGGCCTTGTTCCCTGCATGGCAGATCAAAAATTAAATGCGGGGTCAAGTGCATGGAGAATATCCAGACAGAAGAAGTGATGATTGCAATAAAACGAATTTTATGA
- a CDS encoding PD-(D/E)XK nuclease domain-containing protein gives MLHNTIDYDRNFLTAKFNMSQFFEKSFFPVSFYYLGMLTKQDAFLLRLPNLNMRKIFTEYFNELHSIDVSTGYSQAMRRFTQDLDLEALFGAYWERYVAQLPEVIFQQVNENFYRTTFFELCSRHLSPWFAWNVERSYPKGRTDLEFVGKYNECFAGIRMVIEFKYYSNAEFRKFKTTIEEFTLQPEDTEQVAGYVEGLRQEYPKAKISQYVIYCMGNQDWRVFKLNSMIR, from the coding sequence ATGCTGCATAACACCATAGACTACGACAGAAATTTCCTGACCGCCAAATTCAACATGTCCCAGTTTTTCGAGAAAAGCTTTTTCCCCGTCTCGTTCTACTACCTGGGCATGCTCACCAAACAGGATGCCTTTCTTCTCAGGCTGCCTAACCTGAATATGCGCAAAATATTTACGGAATACTTCAACGAGCTGCACAGCATCGATGTTTCCACCGGATATAGCCAGGCCATGCGTCGCTTCACCCAGGATCTGGACCTTGAAGCCCTGTTCGGGGCCTATTGGGAGCGCTACGTCGCACAGCTCCCGGAAGTCATTTTCCAGCAGGTCAACGAAAACTTTTACCGCACCACCTTTTTTGAGCTGTGCAGCCGCCACCTTTCCCCGTGGTTTGCCTGGAACGTGGAGCGCTCGTATCCCAAAGGGCGAACAGATCTTGAATTTGTTGGCAAATACAACGAATGTTTTGCAGGCATCCGCATGGTCATCGAGTTCAAGTACTACTCCAACGCGGAGTTCAGGAAGTTCAAGACAACCATTGAAGAGTTTACCCTGCAGCCTGAAGACACTGAGCAAGTAGCTGGCTATGTGGAAGGCCTGCGTCAGGAATATCCGAAGGCCAAAATTTCTCAGTATGTGATTTACTGTATGGGCAATCAGGACTGGCGGGTGTTTAAGCTCAACAGTATGATTCGTTGA
- a CDS encoding AAA family ATPase, which produces MKKRVLYAEASYEAMVEEKGYFVDKTEYIAKLEQVNNPVFLRPRRFGKSLLCTMLECYYDIRRKHRFEELFGHTWIGRNPTDLHNSCFVLHLDFSTIEPRGGIEAIAKDFDQVCNLKLELLVNTSRQWFEQSVIIDHEQSATSNLRRVLNAVQGRNLPPLFVIIDEYDNFANQLIVRHKDRLFQELMDDEGFLKTFFKTLKEGRKSRTIQNVFITGVLPITIDELASGYNVATFITLDPTYENMLGFTQGEVNRLLDEVYQDYGMDPVTRGETDALIKNQYNGYHFIRTDGEPVYNSTILIYFLDYFTRHRISGISHGHEPEDGPGVGAADHWFQSGADQGVRGSIDAA; this is translated from the coding sequence ATGAAGAAGCGCGTACTTTATGCCGAGGCCAGTTACGAGGCCATGGTGGAAGAAAAAGGTTATTTTGTTGACAAGACGGAATACATTGCAAAATTGGAACAAGTTAATAACCCGGTTTTTCTCCGGCCGCGACGTTTTGGCAAGTCCCTGCTCTGCACCATGCTGGAATGTTACTACGACATTCGCCGCAAACACCGGTTTGAGGAACTCTTCGGCCACACCTGGATCGGGCGTAATCCTACGGATTTGCATAATTCGTGCTTCGTGCTGCACCTGGATTTTTCCACAATCGAACCAAGAGGTGGAATTGAAGCCATCGCTAAGGATTTTGATCAGGTTTGCAACCTTAAGCTCGAGCTCCTGGTTAACACCTCTCGTCAATGGTTTGAGCAGTCTGTAATTATCGATCATGAGCAGTCAGCTACATCTAACCTCCGACGTGTTCTCAATGCAGTGCAGGGAAGAAATCTTCCTCCTCTATTTGTGATCATCGACGAGTACGACAACTTCGCCAATCAGCTCATTGTCCGGCACAAGGACCGCCTGTTCCAGGAACTGATGGACGACGAGGGCTTTTTGAAGACCTTTTTCAAGACCCTCAAGGAGGGCCGCAAAAGCCGGACCATCCAGAACGTATTCATCACAGGGGTGCTGCCCATCACCATTGACGAGCTTGCCTCGGGTTATAATGTGGCCACGTTCATCACCCTTGATCCTACCTACGAGAACATGCTGGGCTTCACCCAGGGCGAGGTGAACAGGCTTCTGGACGAGGTGTACCAGGATTACGGGATGGATCCGGTCACGCGCGGGGAAACCGACGCCCTGATCAAGAACCAGTATAACGGTTACCACTTCATCCGCACGGACGGCGAACCAGTGTACAACTCCACCATTCTCATCTACTTTCTGGATTATTTTACCCGGCACAGAATATCCGGAATATCTCACGGACATGAACCTGAAGACGGACCTGGAGTGGGTGCGGCGGATCACTGGTTCCAATCCGGGGCTGACCAAGGGGTTCGTGGATCAATTGATGCTGCATAA
- a CDS encoding AAA family ATPase produces the protein MQDIKRIPYGKGDFEAVNAQNDYYVDKTVFIPIVEKSPHIFLIRPRRFGKTLFLSMLHSYYDIAKDDRFEEFFRDTWILNNPTPERGKYMVLDFNFSAVIKDKDKVQEDFNNYCTIKLNTFVSKYAKYLPDTLIKKMDIERTAHEKLHVLMSELAESDLKIYLLIDEYDNFTNTLLAEYGPLEYRKIVREAGYFKQFFTNLKAMASGSGAGLARMFITGVSPVTMDDVTSGFNVGNNVSMDEEFHEALGFTDKDVREIMEYYSSRGLFHLDEQEALQVMQKWYGGYRFSKRASNKVFNTDAILYFMGKSMNKNHVPDYLIDDNLRMDYGKLRHLIVLDQDLNGNFSRLKEIIENGSIVSDITKSFPYEKLADSSNFISLLYFFGLLTFKGEYQEGDPVLTIPNEAIRTMMYEYIRESYEDVDVFAVDMYHLRDKFRKLAYRGEFKPVFEFLASEINRQTRVRDYIQGEKVIQAFFLAYLGICDFYISLSEEELNKGYADIVLKPFCIKYRDIGYAYLLEFKYIPRTDDKRKLEKRLQEKISMSRKQLARYADNEHLHKMLSLAPYGQVRLKKAIIVFHGWELVYMEEVMGDGERGLKCAAG, from the coding sequence ATGCAGGACATAAAAAGAATCCCTTACGGGAAAGGAGATTTCGAGGCGGTCAATGCCCAGAATGATTACTATGTGGATAAGACGGTGTTTATTCCCATTGTCGAGAAAAGCCCTCATATTTTTCTGATCCGCCCGCGGCGATTCGGCAAAACCCTTTTTTTGTCCATGCTCCATTCCTACTATGACATTGCCAAGGATGATCGTTTCGAGGAATTCTTTCGTGACACATGGATCCTGAACAATCCCACTCCGGAACGGGGAAAGTATATGGTCCTGGATTTTAACTTTTCCGCCGTTATCAAGGATAAGGATAAAGTTCAGGAGGATTTCAACAATTATTGCACCATAAAGCTGAACACATTTGTTTCAAAGTATGCAAAATATCTTCCTGACACTCTGATCAAAAAAATGGATATTGAGAGGACGGCACATGAGAAGTTGCATGTCCTGATGTCGGAGCTGGCTGAAAGCGATCTCAAGATCTACCTGCTGATCGATGAATATGACAACTTCACGAATACGCTCCTGGCGGAATACGGTCCGCTTGAGTACCGGAAGATTGTCAGAGAGGCAGGATATTTCAAGCAATTCTTCACCAACTTGAAAGCCATGGCTTCGGGTAGTGGAGCCGGACTGGCCAGGATGTTCATCACCGGTGTTTCCCCGGTGACCATGGATGATGTGACCAGCGGGTTCAATGTGGGCAACAACGTGTCCATGGATGAGGAATTCCATGAAGCTCTGGGGTTTACGGACAAAGATGTGCGAGAGATCATGGAGTATTACAGTTCTCGGGGCTTGTTTCATTTGGATGAGCAGGAAGCGTTGCAGGTGATGCAAAAATGGTACGGCGGCTACCGCTTTTCCAAAAGAGCCTCGAACAAAGTCTTCAATACGGACGCAATTCTCTATTTCATGGGGAAATCCATGAACAAGAATCATGTCCCCGATTACCTGATCGACGACAACCTCCGGATGGATTATGGTAAGCTGAGGCATTTGATCGTTTTGGACCAGGATCTGAACGGTAATTTCAGCCGATTGAAGGAGATCATCGAAAATGGAAGTATCGTCTCCGACATCACCAAAAGCTTTCCATATGAAAAACTGGCCGATTCGAGCAATTTTATTTCCCTGCTCTATTTTTTCGGGCTGCTGACCTTCAAGGGCGAGTACCAGGAGGGAGACCCTGTTCTGACTATCCCCAACGAGGCGATCCGGACCATGATGTACGAATACATCCGGGAGTCTTACGAGGATGTGGATGTTTTTGCTGTGGACATGTATCATCTTCGGGACAAGTTCCGCAAACTTGCCTACAGGGGCGAGTTCAAGCCGGTGTTCGAATTTTTGGCCTCGGAGATCAATCGGCAGACCCGGGTGCGGGATTACATCCAGGGAGAAAAGGTTATTCAGGCTTTTTTCCTGGCCTATCTTGGAATCTGCGATTTTTACATTTCTCTTTCTGAAGAGGAACTGAACAAAGGCTATGCGGATATCGTCCTCAAGCCGTTTTGCATCAAGTACCGGGACATCGGCTATGCCTATCTGCTTGAGTTCAAATACATTCCCCGAACCGACGATAAAAGAAAGCTCGAGAAACGATTGCAGGAAAAAATTTCCATGAGCCGCAAACAGCTTGCACGCTACGCTGATAACGAGCATCTGCACAAGATGCTGTCCCTCGCCCCTTATGGGCAGGTGCGTCTTAAAAAGGCCATTATTGTGTTTCACGGCTGGGAGTTGGTGTATATGGAAGAGGTGATGGGAGATGGAGAGAGAGGTTTGAAGTGTGCAGCAGGGTAA
- a CDS encoding UbiD family decarboxylase, protein MGYQNTRQCIKDLEARGDLVRISKEVDPYIEIGAIQRRVYQHQGPALLFTDVKGTSFPMLANMFGTMERARFIFRDTLKTMDNLFKLKIDPMLFIKAPWKYFDVLPMLARVLPAMVRKGPVIQRQTAISKLPGLVSWPKDGGAYVTLPQVYTENPDRPGLMASNIGMYRVQLTGNDFEMNKEVGLHYQIHRGIGHHHQLALKMGKPLKVNVFIGGSPAMTLSAVMPLPENVPEIIFAGALGGHRMKMVRAANGLPVPAEADFCISGYILPGGEKLEGPFGDHLGYYSLKHEFPVMMVEQVHHRPDAVWPFTTVGRPPQEDTVFGTLIHELTHQLIPTVFSGVHEVHAVDAAGVHPLLLAVGRESYVPYARERQPQELLTCAMNLLGQSQTSLSKYLFIAALEDDAGLSAKNIPCFFNHMLKRLDFSRDMHFITRTTMDTLDYSGISLNQGSKLVMAAAGNIKRNLSSRLPKNMSLPEGFGKIRFMAPGILLIEGPVSTQKRDTQDPVLRQLAEQLYHTPGIDGFPLVTVVDDADFAASLWNNFLWVVFTRSDPATDIYGIGEFVHCKHFGATMGIVIDGRLKPYHPPVLEDDPDVEKRVDSLGAKGQPLYGII, encoded by the coding sequence ATGGGTTACCAAAATACCAGACAATGCATTAAAGACTTGGAGGCACGGGGCGATCTTGTCAGGATCAGCAAAGAAGTTGATCCATATATTGAAATTGGCGCTATACAGCGTCGGGTTTATCAGCATCAGGGCCCGGCACTCTTATTTACCGATGTCAAGGGTACGTCTTTCCCCATGCTGGCCAACATGTTTGGAACCATGGAAAGAGCCAGGTTTATATTTCGCGATACCCTGAAAACCATGGATAATCTTTTCAAGCTCAAAATCGACCCTATGCTTTTCATAAAAGCTCCCTGGAAGTATTTTGATGTACTTCCCATGTTAGCCAGGGTGTTGCCCGCCATGGTCCGAAAGGGACCTGTAATTCAGAGACAGACTGCCATTTCCAAACTTCCCGGACTGGTATCATGGCCTAAGGACGGAGGCGCCTATGTAACTCTACCTCAAGTCTACACTGAAAACCCGGACAGGCCTGGTCTGATGGCTTCTAATATCGGCATGTACAGGGTGCAGCTGACTGGCAACGATTTTGAAATGAATAAAGAAGTCGGACTGCATTATCAAATTCACAGAGGGATCGGGCATCATCATCAGCTGGCTCTTAAAATGGGAAAGCCTTTGAAAGTAAATGTTTTTATCGGCGGTTCTCCGGCCATGACATTGTCTGCGGTAATGCCTTTGCCGGAAAATGTGCCTGAAATAATTTTTGCTGGAGCACTGGGCGGGCATCGGATGAAAATGGTCAGAGCAGCTAATGGTCTGCCTGTACCTGCAGAGGCTGACTTCTGCATTTCGGGTTATATACTGCCGGGTGGTGAGAAACTTGAAGGACCCTTTGGGGATCATCTTGGCTATTACAGTTTGAAGCATGAATTTCCAGTCATGATGGTTGAGCAGGTGCATCATCGTCCCGATGCGGTCTGGCCTTTTACCACAGTGGGCAGACCTCCCCAGGAGGATACTGTTTTCGGCACTTTGATCCATGAATTGACACATCAGCTTATTCCAACTGTATTCAGCGGTGTCCACGAAGTGCATGCTGTAGATGCAGCCGGAGTACATCCTTTGCTTCTCGCAGTGGGTCGGGAGAGCTATGTTCCTTACGCCCGAGAGAGGCAGCCTCAGGAGCTTTTGACCTGTGCTATGAATCTATTGGGTCAGAGTCAGACCTCTTTATCAAAGTATCTGTTTATCGCTGCTCTGGAAGACGATGCAGGGCTTTCAGCCAAGAATATTCCATGTTTTTTCAATCATATGCTCAAGAGGCTGGATTTTTCAAGGGATATGCACTTTATTACCAGAACTACCATGGATACTCTTGATTACTCCGGAATCAGCCTTAACCAGGGATCCAAGCTTGTCATGGCTGCTGCCGGTAATATCAAAAGAAATCTAAGCAGTCGTTTACCTAAAAACATGAGTCTTCCTGAAGGATTTGGAAAAATAAGATTTATGGCTCCAGGTATACTGTTGATTGAAGGTCCGGTGAGCACTCAAAAACGAGATACCCAAGATCCTGTATTGAGACAACTTGCAGAACAACTTTATCATACCCCGGGTATAGATGGTTTTCCGCTAGTGACTGTTGTAGATGATGCTGACTTTGCTGCTTCTTTATGGAATAATTTTTTGTGGGTAGTTTTTACCAGATCAGATCCTGCAACAGATATTTATGGTATAGGAGAATTTGTTCATTGCAAGCATTTTGGGGCTACCATGGGAATAGTTATTGATGGCAGACTTAAGCCTTACCATCCTCCAGTACTGGAAGATGACCCTGATGTGGAGAAGAGAGTGGACAGTCTCGGAGCCAAGGGGCAACCCCTTTATGGTATTATCTGA
- a CDS encoding bile acid:sodium symporter family protein: MKKWMLQNWFLLGLLIAAFAAWLTPGIGASGGLLRSEITTKMGVVLIFFFQGLTLSLQVMKKGMLQWKLHLYTQAFIFAVIPALCLIFIIPLSGILMPELAIGFFFLAALPTTIATSVAYTAMTRGNVAGAVFNSTLANLAGIFITPFLLSIWMQTGGTALPLSRLFLDISMMLLAPLLVGQIVRPFVSAWADQRKKLFSMLSSIIIIYIVYAAFCNSWQNNIWGSHGAGVALTAAFGGLFFFISIKFLVYRGIKVLKFNHEDAMAALFCAPQKTLAAGAPMASLIFASQPGLGIILLPLMFYHIFQLFIGGVLVNKINQSL; encoded by the coding sequence ATGAAAAAATGGATGCTTCAAAACTGGTTTCTTCTGGGGCTGCTTATTGCAGCCTTTGCTGCCTGGCTGACTCCGGGAATCGGGGCTTCAGGTGGCTTGCTGCGCAGTGAAATAACTACAAAAATGGGCGTGGTTTTGATTTTTTTCTTTCAAGGCCTAACACTCTCTCTTCAAGTCATGAAAAAGGGAATGCTGCAATGGAAACTCCATCTATACACCCAGGCGTTTATTTTTGCTGTCATACCTGCTTTATGCCTTATTTTCATTATTCCCCTGTCAGGCATATTAATGCCTGAACTTGCTATCGGTTTTTTCTTTCTGGCAGCCTTACCCACCACCATTGCCACTTCTGTCGCATATACAGCCATGACCAGGGGCAACGTTGCTGGAGCTGTTTTTAATTCCACCCTGGCAAACCTGGCAGGCATTTTCATTACTCCATTTCTGTTAAGTATATGGATGCAGACAGGGGGTACGGCACTGCCATTAAGCAGGCTTTTTCTGGATATTTCAATGATGCTGCTTGCTCCCCTGCTGGTTGGCCAAATAGTCAGACCCTTTGTCAGCGCGTGGGCAGACCAGCGGAAAAAACTTTTTTCAATGCTGAGCAGCATAATAATTATCTATATTGTTTACGCTGCATTCTGCAATTCCTGGCAAAACAATATATGGGGCAGCCACGGCGCAGGCGTAGCCCTGACAGCCGCCTTTGGCGGACTATTTTTCTTTATCTCCATAAAGTTTCTTGTGTATAGAGGAATAAAGGTTTTAAAATTCAACCATGAGGATGCAATGGCTGCTCTGTTCTGCGCCCCTCAAAAAACTCTGGCTGCCGGAGCTCCCATGGCCAGCCTGATCTTTGCTTCTCAGCCAGGTCTGGGAATTATTTTACTGCCCCTGATGTTTTACCATATTTTTCAACTCTTTATCGGTGGAGTTCTGGTAAACAAGATCAATCAGAGCCTGTGA
- a CDS encoding FxsA family protein, whose amino-acid sequence MREKPLFKRGYTILFKLFAAFIIIPILEIYVLIKIGTYIGPLWTIILVIGTAFLGAFLAKMQGAQTMMRMRANIQQGIPPANDIIDAFLIFAAGLVFLTPGFLTDILGVLVLVPATRQPIKFWLLKKIDLWMRQGNVHVHRL is encoded by the coding sequence TTGCGGGAAAAACCGCTTTTTAAAAGAGGGTATACCATATTATTTAAGCTATTTGCGGCATTTATAATTATTCCAATTTTAGAAATTTATGTGCTTATTAAGATCGGAACTTATATCGGTCCCCTATGGACCATAATTCTGGTTATTGGCACAGCTTTCCTTGGGGCTTTTCTTGCTAAGATGCAGGGGGCTCAGACCATGATGAGGATGAGAGCAAATATTCAGCAGGGGATTCCACCTGCTAATGATATTATTGACGCATTTCTTATTTTTGCCGCTGGTCTGGTTTTTCTGACTCCTGGTTTTCTGACTGACATCCTGGGAGTTCTTGTTTTAGTGCCTGCAACAAGGCAGCCTATCAAGTTTTGGCTCCTGAAAAAGATTGATCTGTGGATGCGTCAGGGCAATGTCCATGTTCACAGGCTCTGA